From one Calypte anna isolate BGI_N300 chromosome 11, bCalAnn1_v1.p, whole genome shotgun sequence genomic stretch:
- the THAP11 gene encoding THAP domain-containing protein 11, whose protein sequence is MPGFTCCVPGCYNNSHRDKALHFYTFPKDEELRRLWLKNVSRAGVSGCFSTFQPTTGHRVCSEHFQGGRKSYLVRVPTIFPLRGVNERKTQRASRRPRPAAPAPAAPAAAAAAQGPGAPAETPAGGAGEDVKPIDLTVQVELGPGASAGIPAAAAAAVGEEVPVEGGPPDHSYSLSSGTTSEELLRKLNEQRDIIALLEVKMKEMKGSIRRLRLAEAQLREEIREKDRLLHAASAGTRKRHGL, encoded by the coding sequence ATGCCGGGCTTCACCTGCTGCGTGCCGGGCTGCTACAACAACTCGCACCGCGACAAAGCGCTGCACTTCTACACCTTCCCCAAGGACGAGGAGCTGCGGCGGCTCTGGCTGAAGAACGTGTCCCGGGCGGGCGTCAGCGGCTGCTTCAGCACCTTCCAGCCCACCACGGGACACCGCGTCTGCAGCGAGCACTTCCAGGGCGGCCGCAAGTCCTACCTGGTGCGGGTCCCCACCATCTTCCCGCTCCGCGGCGTTAACGAGCGCAAGACGCAGCGGGCCTcccgccgcccccgccccgccgctcccgcccccgccgctcccgctgccgccgccgccgcgcagGGCCCCGGTGCCCCCGCCGAAACCCCGGCAGGGGGCGCGGGCGAGGACGTGAAGCCCATCGACCTGACGGTGCAGGTGGAGCTGGGGCCCGGGGCCAGCGCGGGGAtaccggcggcggcggcggcggcggtgggaGAGGAGGTCCCGGTGGAGGGCGGCCCCCCGGACCACTCGTACTCGCTGTCGTCGGGCACCACGTcggaggagctgctgaggaagcTGAACGAGCAGCGCGACATCATCGCCCTGCTGGAGGTGAAGATGAAGGAGATGAAGGGCAGCATCCGCCGCCTGCGCCTGGCCGAGGCTCAGCTCCGGGAGGAGATCCGCGAGAAGGACCGGCTGCTCCACGCCGCCAGCGCCGGCACCCGCAAGCGCCACGGCCTCTGA